The Impatiens glandulifera chromosome 8, dImpGla2.1, whole genome shotgun sequence genome includes a window with the following:
- the LOC124911677 gene encoding 26S proteasome non-ATPase regulatory subunit 9 has product MVGTNLKAETFSLMDKRTNLESEMNTIIDRLSQPGGPGLSGNLLDSEGFPRADFDIPSIRADRNRLSVLRNDHKDLTEKINQNIEVLHSGKKTDHISSSPTINTGSNSSMIMSSSSMDVDIKAANVPFAFVDEISESCPAAEDGLQLGDQIVSFGSVDSRDNLLQRLAAEAQTNRDHPVTVVVLRQGALVDLKIVPRQWQGRGLLGCHFQLL; this is encoded by the exons ATGGTGGGAACCAATCTAAAAGCGGAAACCTTCTCGTTAATGGACAAAAGAACAAATTTGGAATCAGAAATGAACACAATCATAGATCGTCTTTCTCAACCTGGCGGCCCTGGTCTTTCCGGCAACCTCCTCGATTCCGAA GGATTTCCCAGGGCAGATTTCGACATTCCATCCATCCGTGCTGACCGTAATCGCCTCTCTG TGTTGAGGAATGACCATAAAGATCTGACtgagaaaataaatcaaaatattgaagTTCTTCACTCAGGAAAGAAGACTGATCATATTTCTTCTTCACCCACTATAAATACAG GAAGTAATAGTAGTATGATCATGAGTTCATCCTCCATGGATGTTGACATAAAAGCAGCTAATGTACCATTTGCATTTGTTGATGAGATATCTGAGTCATGTCCAGCAGCAGAAGATGGATTGCAACTTGGTGATCAGATTGTAAGCTTTGGCAGTGTTGATTCTCGTGATAATTTGCTTCAGAGGCTCGCTGCTGAAGCTCAGACGAATCGAGATCATCCTGTCACTGTTGTTGTTCTTAGGCAAGGTGCTCTTGTTGATCTCAAAATCGTACCTAGACAATGGCAAGGCCGGGGTTTGTTAGG ATGTCATTTCCAGCTCCTATGA